From a region of the Paenibacillus lutimineralis genome:
- the aroF gene encoding 3-deoxy-7-phosphoheptulonate synthase, which produces MIIVTSNRTSEERIQEIIAVIEREGLQVHISRGEDRTVIGLIGSIEPKLAEHLRQMKDVENVIKISKSYKLASRDFHPENTVISIGDVKIGGGELVVMGGPCAVESPEQIDEIAGLVKAAGGQVLRGGAFKPRTGPYSFQGIGVEGLVMMAEAGKKHGLLTITEVMTPEYVDICAEYADILQVGTRNMQNFDLLRKLGACGKPVLLKRGFSATYDEFLNAAEYILAGGNPNVMLCERGIRTFETYTRNTLDLSAIPVLQSLSHLPVISDPSHGTGRRELVEPMTKASVAAGADGLIIEMHTDPDNSMTGDGVQSLFPDQFAALLQDLEKLAPIVGKKFDTPKVALQS; this is translated from the coding sequence ATGATCATAGTAACTTCAAATCGAACATCTGAGGAACGGATTCAGGAGATTATAGCCGTTATTGAGAGAGAGGGATTGCAGGTTCATATCTCACGCGGTGAGGATCGTACAGTGATCGGCCTTATCGGAAGTATTGAACCGAAGCTTGCTGAGCATCTGCGGCAAATGAAAGATGTTGAGAATGTTATAAAAATATCCAAATCGTATAAATTGGCGAGCCGTGATTTTCATCCTGAGAATACGGTAATCTCGATCGGTGATGTGAAGATCGGTGGTGGAGAACTGGTCGTCATGGGTGGTCCATGTGCGGTTGAATCACCGGAACAAATTGATGAGATTGCTGGTCTGGTCAAGGCGGCTGGTGGCCAGGTGCTGCGCGGGGGCGCATTTAAGCCGCGTACGGGGCCTTACAGCTTCCAAGGAATCGGTGTGGAAGGACTTGTGATGATGGCCGAGGCTGGCAAGAAGCATGGCCTGCTGACGATTACGGAAGTCATGACTCCGGAATATGTTGATATTTGTGCGGAATATGCTGATATTCTCCAGGTCGGCACAAGAAATATGCAAAACTTCGATCTGCTGCGTAAACTGGGGGCTTGCGGCAAGCCGGTATTGCTCAAGCGGGGATTCAGCGCTACATACGATGAGTTCCTGAATGCCGCTGAGTACATTCTTGCTGGCGGGAATCCGAATGTGATGCTCTGTGAACGCGGTATTCGTACTTTTGAAACCTACACCCGTAACACGCTGGACTTGTCGGCCATTCCGGTGCTTCAATCGCTTAGTCATTTGCCGGTCATTTCAGACCCGAGCCATGGTACTGGACGGCGCGAGCTGGTTGAGCCGATGACGAAGGCTTCAGTTGCTGCCGGGGCGGATGGACTCATTATTGAGATGCATACCGACCCTGACAATTCGATGACCGGGGATGGCGTGCAATCCTTATTCCCGGACCAATTTGCCGCCTTGCTGCAAGATCTAGAGAAGTTAGCTCCGATTGTAGGCAAGAAATTCGACACTCCAAAGGTTGCACTACAGAGCTGA
- a CDS encoding 4-hydroxy-3-methylbut-2-enyl diphosphate reductase — protein MEVLKITPRGYCYGVVDAMVLARQAAQNLDLPRPIYILGMIVHNSHVTQSFEDEGIITLDGPNRMEILDQVESGTVIFTAHGVSPEVRKLAREKGLTTVDATCPDVTKTHVLIKEKVAEDYEVVYIGKKGHPEPEGAIGVAPDKVHLIEKEEEIADLHLTSDRIVITNQTTMSQWDIKHIMKKLLEKYPGAEVHNEICLATQMRQQAVAEQASQADLVIVVGDPRSNNSNRLAQVSEEIAGVTAYRVSDVSEIKLEWLQGISKVAVTSGASTPTPITKEVINYLEQYNPDDPSTWEIVRTVNMQKLLPPVKVAKK, from the coding sequence ATGGAAGTGCTCAAAATTACGCCGCGCGGTTATTGCTACGGAGTCGTCGATGCGATGGTGCTGGCCAGACAGGCTGCACAAAATCTCGATCTTCCGCGGCCTATATATATTCTGGGCATGATTGTTCACAACAGTCATGTGACCCAATCCTTTGAGGATGAGGGCATTATTACGCTGGATGGCCCGAATCGGATGGAAATTCTGGATCAGGTGGAGAGTGGGACTGTGATCTTCACGGCTCACGGGGTATCTCCAGAGGTCAGAAAGCTGGCTCGTGAGAAAGGGTTGACCACGGTGGATGCGACTTGTCCAGACGTGACCAAGACCCATGTATTAATCAAGGAGAAGGTGGCTGAAGACTATGAAGTCGTCTACATCGGCAAGAAAGGCCATCCGGAACCGGAAGGTGCGATCGGTGTCGCTCCTGATAAGGTTCATCTGATTGAGAAGGAAGAGGAGATTGCCGATCTTCATCTGACGTCTGACCGAATTGTCATCACGAATCAGACAACGATGAGCCAGTGGGACATTAAGCATATTATGAAGAAGCTGCTGGAGAAGTACCCAGGGGCTGAGGTGCATAATGAGATCTGCCTGGCCACCCAGATGCGCCAGCAAGCAGTAGCTGAGCAGGCCAGCCAAGCTGACTTGGTTATCGTCGTAGGTGATCCGCGCAGCAATAACTCCAATCGGCTTGCACAAGTATCGGAGGAGATCGCCGGAGTAACGGCATACCGGGTTTCTGATGTGTCCGAGATCAAGCTGGAATGGCTGCAAGGCATTAGCAAGGTGGCGGTGACTTCAGGAGCTTCAACGCCAACGCCGATCACTAAGGAAGTCATCAATTATTTGGAGCAGTATAATCCGGATGATCCGTCCACCTGGGAGATCGTCAGGACGGTCAATATGCAGAAGTTGCTTCCTCCGGTTAAAGTTGCCAAGAAATAA
- a CDS encoding sensor histidine kinase, translating to MSIRLRLTAWYTSILAVVLILFGASFYGLIRFYTYQEVKNRLEEQANRIQTLILDPVNLDISLEPSQNNRLEDAQIFAQIYNDVKKSINRSNNMQELNLQFPLPKGPLKNGNGYQSIRIGENSFLLYQTVLQYKNTNIGLLQLGAYTGAEERLLGLVRSVLLFGSSISLIFAATLGMFLARQSMAPIGKVIEAANGIQTGNDLSVRIDYEGPDDEIGQLIGTVNRMLERTEGFYNELDEAYLAQRRFVSDASHELRTPLTTIRGNVDLLQKMWGQGGEKRVELDEEQKRIYTLEAITDIADESRRMSSLVNDLLSLARADAGKTINKKPLALSPLIEEVIRRAQFLPRNAAWLQGNLEAVRGAAVMGNKDYLQQLLFIFIENAFKYTLEGSVTIDAARQGEQIGIRITDTGIGMDKSEIPHIFERFYRADPSRGVIQGVGLGLSIAKWIIDEHDGSVEVVTKLGEGTSFIIWLPALFNALPE from the coding sequence ATGTCGATAAGATTACGGCTCACGGCTTGGTATACTAGCATATTAGCAGTCGTATTGATATTGTTCGGAGCTTCGTTCTATGGATTGATACGCTTCTATACGTATCAGGAAGTAAAGAATCGGCTGGAGGAGCAGGCTAATCGGATTCAAACTTTAATTTTGGATCCAGTGAATCTGGACATCTCTTTAGAGCCCAGCCAAAATAATCGCTTGGAAGATGCGCAAATTTTTGCGCAAATCTATAACGATGTGAAGAAGAGTATTAACCGATCGAATAATATGCAGGAATTAAATCTTCAATTTCCACTACCTAAGGGGCCGCTTAAAAATGGTAATGGATATCAGAGCATTCGGATCGGTGAGAATTCATTTTTACTGTATCAGACCGTTTTACAGTATAAAAATACGAATATTGGTCTTCTCCAACTTGGTGCCTATACCGGGGCTGAGGAACGATTGCTGGGGTTGGTCAGAAGTGTGTTATTATTTGGGTCATCGATTTCGCTTATTTTTGCTGCAACACTGGGTATGTTCCTGGCTCGTCAGTCTATGGCACCGATCGGTAAAGTTATTGAGGCTGCTAACGGAATCCAGACTGGAAATGATCTGAGTGTACGAATAGATTATGAGGGTCCGGACGATGAGATCGGCCAATTGATTGGTACGGTCAATCGAATGTTAGAGCGCACTGAGGGATTCTATAACGAGCTGGATGAAGCTTATTTAGCTCAACGCCGCTTCGTCTCCGATGCCTCTCATGAACTGAGGACGCCGCTGACGACGATTCGTGGCAATGTTGACCTGCTGCAGAAGATGTGGGGCCAAGGCGGTGAAAAACGGGTAGAGTTGGATGAAGAGCAGAAGCGGATCTATACGCTGGAGGCGATTACGGACATCGCCGATGAATCGCGGCGGATGAGTAGTCTAGTTAACGATTTGCTGTCGCTTGCCCGCGCTGATGCTGGTAAGACCATTAACAAAAAACCGCTTGCACTCTCTCCGTTAATAGAAGAGGTCATACGCAGAGCACAATTCCTTCCGCGCAATGCAGCCTGGCTGCAAGGAAATCTTGAAGCGGTTAGGGGTGCCGCTGTGATGGGGAATAAGGATTATTTGCAGCAGCTGTTGTTCATCTTTATTGAGAATGCCTTCAAATACACGCTTGAGGGCAGCGTAACGATCGATGCGGCCAGACAGGGAGAACAGATTGGTATCCGCATTACGGATACAGGCATAGGGATGGATAAGAGCGAGATCCCGCATATCTTCGAGAGATTCTATCGGGCTGATCCTTCCCGCGGTGTCATCCAGGGAGTCGGGCTCGGATTATCCATTGCAAAATGGATTATCGATGAGCATGATGGGTCGGTTGAAGTAGTTACCAAGCTGGGCGAAGGGACTTCTTTTATCATCTGGCTTCCAGCTCTCTTTAATGCCTTGCCGGAATAG
- a CDS encoding response regulator transcription factor — protein sequence MRSVILVIDDDEKITSMLRRGLAFEGYDVYTAQNGAEGLSMVMTAEPDMIILDVMMPKVDGFEVCRRLREGGSTVPVLMLTAKDEVESRVKGLDTGADDYLVKPFALEELLARVRALLRRKDQGGGENGEHRLIFEDIIMDLDSREVIRGGKRLELTAKEFDLLHLFMQNPKRLLTRDLIMDKIWGYDYSGESNVLEVYIAMLRQKTEEFGGKRIIQTIRGAGYILRGD from the coding sequence ATGAGGTCAGTTATTCTAGTTATCGATGATGATGAGAAAATCACTTCAATGCTGCGGCGTGGCCTGGCATTTGAAGGGTATGATGTATATACGGCCCAAAATGGTGCGGAGGGCTTATCTATGGTGATGACGGCAGAGCCGGATATGATCATCCTGGATGTGATGATGCCGAAGGTGGATGGCTTCGAGGTGTGCCGAAGATTGCGCGAAGGCGGTAGTACGGTGCCAGTGCTAATGCTGACGGCCAAGGATGAAGTGGAGAGTCGCGTTAAGGGGCTGGACACTGGGGCGGACGACTATTTAGTGAAGCCGTTTGCACTTGAGGAGTTGTTAGCTCGGGTCCGTGCGCTGCTCAGACGGAAAGATCAAGGGGGCGGCGAGAACGGCGAGCATCGCTTGATCTTTGAGGATATTATTATGGATCTCGATTCACGGGAAGTCATTCGTGGCGGGAAGAGACTGGAGCTGACTGCGAAGGAATTCGATCTGCTGCATCTGTTCATGCAGAATCCGAAGCGCCTCCTAACTAGAGATCTGATTATGGATAAAATTTGGGGCTATGATTACAGCGGCGAGTCCAATGTACTTGAGGTCTATATTGCCATGCTAAGGCAGAAGACGGAGGAGTTCGGCGGGAAACGCATAATTCAGACGATTCGCGGAGCCGGTTACATTCTGAGAGGAGACTAA